A single genomic interval of Lathyrus oleraceus cultivar Zhongwan6 chromosome 7, CAAS_Psat_ZW6_1.0, whole genome shotgun sequence harbors:
- the LOC127101362 gene encoding probable carboxylesterase 12, protein MILSYHSCSFSLTSPLNKSYPVLPSLKLTKPLRIHCTPPQQQHQQPLSTMDDEIAIDLTPIVKVYKNGRIERLIGEEVVPASLDPTTNVESKDVIISKEDNISARLYIPKTNYPPTQKLPVFVYIHGGAFCVETPFSPNYHNYLNSVASLANVIGVSVHYRRAPEHPVPIAHEDSWLALKWVASHVGGKGSDEWLNQHADFEKVFLGGDSAGANIAHYLGIRVGKENLDDLKLEGGVFVHPYFWGVDRIGSESARGEFVEKIHTLWRFACPTTTGSDDPLINPEKDPNLGSLGFKRVLVCVAGKDLLKDRGWYYKELLEKIGWGGVVDVVETKDEHHVFHMFDPTCENAKNLLNQVVSFIKRT, encoded by the coding sequence ATGATTCTCAGTTACCATTCCTGCTCCTTCTCTTTAACATCTCCCCTTAATAAATCATACCCCGTTCTTCCTTCTCTCAAACTAACAAAACCTTTACGCATACACTGCacaccaccacaacaacaacaccaacaaccCTTATCCACCATGGATGATGAAATAGCCATTGATCTAACCCCAATCGTAAAAGTATACAAAAACGGTCGTATTGAGAGGCTTATAGGTGAAGAGGTTGTTCCTGCATCCCTTGATCCAACCACCAACGTTGAATCCAAAGATGTTATAATCTCCAAAGAAGATAACATATCAGCGAGGCTTTACATTCCCAAAACCAACTACCCACCAACCCAAAAACTCCCTGTTTTTGTTTACATCCATGGTGGTGCTTTCTGCGTCGAAACCCCTTTCTCACCCAATTACCATAACTACCTTAACTCCGTTGCTTCACTGGCTAACGTAATTGGTGTCTCTGTTCACTATAGAAGAGCACCGGAACACCCTGTTCCTATCGCTCATGAAGATTCATGGCTTGCACTCAAATGGGTGGCTTCACATGTTGGTGGAAAGGGTTCTGATGAATGGTTGAATCAGCATGCAGATTTTGAGAAAGTGTTCTTAGGTGGTGACAGTGCTGGTGCTAATATTGCACACTATTTGGGTATTCGGGTCGGAAAGGAAAATTTGGATGATTTGAAACTTGAAGGGGGTGTTTTTGTTCATCCTTATTTTTGGGGTGTGGATCGAATTGGGTCTGAATCGGCTCGAGGTGAATTTGTTGAAAAAATTCATACTTTATGGCGATTTGCATGTCCAACCACGACTGGATCCGATGACCCGTTAATTAACCCGGAAAAGGATCCGAATTTGGGGAGTTTGGGTTTTAAGAGAGTGCTTGTTTGTGTAGCTGGGAAAGATTTGTTGAAGGATAGAGGTTGGTATTATAAAGAGTTACTTGAGAAAATTGGTTGGGGtggtgttgttgatgttgttgagaCAAAGGATGAGCATCATGTTTTTCATATGTTTGACCCAACATGTGAGAATGCTAAAAATTTGCTTAATCAAGTTGTTTCCTTCATCAAAAGAACTTGA